Proteins encoded by one window of Pecten maximus chromosome 15, xPecMax1.1, whole genome shotgun sequence:
- the LOC117344393 gene encoding uncharacterized protein LOC117344393 encodes MTSIATGEFFITDPEQNILDFETYYVKLSTSALSKIHCGLLCVVKLGTCSYYVYDVSTTTCYGRPNAAFVPYNPGVLTVVRTGTKMVDITHRQKEFRSCVLEEDGILVGDTTCIKVLKNQMDQQASAIGCGTYLQGQLFEPRSECLSREYKLPMLERNIIDTNNPLWIGLRYDTTTETYNWMSDGTEAAFTDWCTGNYSTNPPQPDLPDTQHCISTVYLGEHWPLWLVG; translated from the exons ATGACAAGTATCGCCACGGGAGAGTTCTTCATAACGGACCCAGAACAGAATATCCTAGACTTCGAGACCTATTACGTCAAGCTGTCCACCTCTGCCCTCAGTAAGATCCACTGCGGTTTGCTTTGCGTTGTGAAGCTCGGCACGTGCTCCTATTACGTTTATGACGTAAGCACGACCACGTGTTATGGACGCCCAAACGCGGCATTTGTACCGTACAATCCTGGGGTTCTGACTGTCGTCAGGACCGGGACAAAGATGGTTGACATCACACACAGGCAAAAAG AGTTCCGGTCGTGTGTCCTTGAGGAAGATGGTATTTTGGTGGGCGACACTACCTGTATCAAGGTATTGAAAAATCAGATGGATCAGCAGGCATCTGCAATCGGTTGTGGAACCTATCTTCAAGGACAGTTGTTCGAACCAAGATCAGAATGCCTTTCCAGAGAGTACAAACTGCCTATGCTGGAACGCAATATTATTG acaCAAACAATCCCCTTTGGATCGGACTAAGGTATGATACTACTACCGAGACCTACAACTGGATGTCAGATGGAACGGAAGCAGCCTTTACTGACTGGTGTACCGGAAACTACTCAACAAACCCGCCTCAACCAGATCTGCCAGACACCCAGCACTGCATTTCTACCGTATATTTGGGGGAACACTGGCCCCTTTGGTTGGTTGGATAA